From the genome of Sphingopyxis sp. DBS4:
GAGCGGGCGTTGGTGATATTGTTGATCGACGCACGCACCGTCAGCCCCATGACATTCTTGTGCTCGACGAAGACCGACGCCCACACCGGGCCTTCCCAGACCTTGTCGGTCTGGTTGCGGCGATAATTGGGCTGAACGTGCGAATATTCGACATGCCCGCCCCACGCCCAGTCGCTGCCGGGGATGTCATGGCGCAGGTCGGCGCTCAGCACCGTGTCGGTGAAGCCGCTCCACTGCCGTTTTTCTCCGGTAAAGGGATCGCGCAGCGAGGATTTCTGAAACAGCAGGCTGGTGTCGATCTTGACGCCCTTCAGTCCCGCCGGGTCGAGGTTGATCGTCGAGGTCCATTCGACCGCGCCGGCTTTGGCCTTGGCGATATTGCCGACCGCCTCGCCTTCCGGACCGATCGGGATCACGTCGACCCGGTCCTCGACGTCGCGATAGACGAAATAGAGCTTGGTCGATCCCCAGGCGCCCAGCTTACGGTTGATCTCGAGCTCGTAGCTCCAGTCCTGCTGTGGCCGCAGGTCGTTGTTGCTCTGATTCTCGTTGCCGTCGTTGAGGAAGGCGCGCGCGAGGAAATCATAGAAGCTGAGCTGAAGCACCCGCCGCCGGATCTTGAGCGATGCGTCGAAATCGGCCGATGGCGCCCAGGCGAGCGTCAGCGACCCTTTCGGGCGGAAGAAGCTGCGCGTCAGGCCGTTCGGCCCGGTCTGGGTGATCGTCGAATGCTCGGCCCCGGCGGTCAACTGAAAGCTGAAGCTGTCGGTAAGCTTGCGCCCGAAGCTCAGCAGCCCTTCGTAGCGGTCCTCGCTGACCCCACCGGTCCCGCCGTCGAACGGCTGATCGACCCAGGCGCCCGTCGGATCGAGCGTGGCGATCGACGCGACATTGTCGAGCGTGTTGAACGCCGCCTCGCCCGAAAGCTGCCAATCGCCGCCGAGCATCTGCCACTGATATTCGCCGCGCGCGATCGTCTCGCCAATGTCGCCGACCTGTGCGAAGCGGTCGCCGGTCGCGGGCGTGCCGTCGTCGGCGATCGTGACGATCTCCTGCGAATAGGGTTCGTGGCTGAACCGGCGCAGCCCGATCAGCTTGAGCTTGCCGGGGCCGACGCCGAATTGATAATCGCCGCTGAGCTCGTAATTCCAGCTGTCGGCATTTTCATAGACGGTGCGGAGGCGGTCGGGCTGGCCCGGACCGGTGCGTACGCCATCCTCGTAATAGCGGTCATATTTGCGCTGAACATGGCCGCCGAGATTGGCGACGGTATCGCCCGGCGGATCCCAGGTGATGCGACCCGACAGCTTCGGCGTGTCATAATGGGTGTTCCAGATATCCTTGCGCCGCTCGACGATGCTGCCCGCGCCGTCATAGATGAGCGTCGGGCCACCAGCGCCGCTGCGTGCCGAATCGTCGTTGCTCAGCGCCGCCTCATATTCGATCTCGCCCGTCCGCCCGCGCACCGACACGTCGGCGCGGGTCAGCAGCGGGTCGGTGTAATGCGCGCGAAACTCGGGCTTCCACGAAAACTGGCCCGAGAAACTGTCGGCGCGATAGACGATGTTCGCGACCTGCCCCGACAATCCGGGAATATCGAGTGTCGCGCCGTCGATGATCTCGATCCGCTCGACATTGCCCGCAGGAATCCGCGAGAGCTGAGTATACATATCGTCGGCCTTGTTCGACGGCCGCTCGCCGTTGAACAGGACGTTTCCCGTCGCCTGGCCCAGCCCGCGCCGGTCCTCGCTGTCGCGGATCGAAAAACCCGGAACCTGCGCCAGCATGTCATAGGCGTTCTTCGGCGCGTAGCGCGCGAAATCGGCGGGGGCGAAGACCTGCCGCGCCGCGCTGTTCGCACCAGCGGCGATGCCGGTCGATGCAGGCGGCGGCGTGTCGCCGGACGGCGCCGCATCCTGCGCCAGGGCAGGCATGGCGGAGAGGGCGGCGGCAACCGCCGCAAGGCTGGCAGCGAATTTCACTGACCGCTCCCGCGCGCCCGGTTCATCGCGCGCGCATAGTCGGGCGACACGTCCATTGCCTTCATCGCGACGACATCGTCGGCGGTCAGATTGCGATAGCCCGCCGCGGCAAGGCCGCGCACATAAGGTCCGTCGACATCGAGCGCCTTGCACGCGATCGCGTCGCCGACATCGGTCAGGACCATCGCATCCGACTTCAGTTCGTGGACATAGGCGGGCGTGACGTCGAGCGCCGCGGCGGCGATCAGGTCACCGCTATCCTTGGGCTTCACGCCTTCGCGGGTCAGCCCGTCGGCCAGGTCGAGCGTCGCATCGACGAGCAGCATCGTGACCAGTTCGCCGCGGTCATCGGGCGCCAATCCCCGCGCCGCGAGTCCAGCCTCGAACCGCGGATCGGCGGAAAAGCGAC
Proteins encoded in this window:
- a CDS encoding TonB-dependent siderophore receptor; amino-acid sequence: MKFAASLAAVAAALSAMPALAQDAAPSGDTPPPASTGIAAGANSAARQVFAPADFARYAPKNAYDMLAQVPGFSIRDSEDRRGLGQATGNVLFNGERPSNKADDMYTQLSRIPAGNVERIEIIDGATLDIPGLSGQVANIVYRADSFSGQFSWKPEFRAHYTDPLLTRADVSVRGRTGEIEYEAALSNDDSARSGAGGPTLIYDGAGSIVERRKDIWNTHYDTPKLSGRITWDPPGDTVANLGGHVQRKYDRYYEDGVRTGPGQPDRLRTVYENADSWNYELSGDYQFGVGPGKLKLIGLRRFSHEPYSQEIVTIADDGTPATGDRFAQVGDIGETIARGEYQWQMLGGDWQLSGEAAFNTLDNVASIATLDPTGAWVDQPFDGGTGGVSEDRYEGLLSFGRKLTDSFSFQLTAGAEHSTITQTGPNGLTRSFFRPKGSLTLAWAPSADFDASLKIRRRVLQLSFYDFLARAFLNDGNENQSNNDLRPQQDWSYELEINRKLGAWGSTKLYFVYRDVEDRVDVIPIGPEGEAVGNIAKAKAGAVEWTSTINLDPAGLKGVKIDTSLLFQKSSLRDPFTGEKRQWSGFTDTVLSADLRHDIPGSDWAWGGHVEYSHVQPNYRRNQTDKVWEGPVWASVFVEHKNVMGLTVRASINNITNARSKRDRTVYEGLRGASEIAFVEERDRLIGPIFAFSVRGKF